The Euphorbia lathyris chromosome 4, ddEupLath1.1, whole genome shotgun sequence genomic interval atatatatatatatatatatatatatatatatatatatatatatatatatatatatacacacacacattgAGGCAACAAGATTTTAAATTGGAACCTCAAATAAATACATTGATTTGACTTATTGTGGGTTGTACTTAAATTGATTAAATATCATTACCTTAATTTGATTTTCCCTGGCTTAATGCCTGACATCGTCAAAGAACCCACTGTTTGTTGGGGTCTATCCACGCGGTTGCTCCTCCAAGTGCTGTTGATATTCGGGAAGCTGAGGCGTATAAGATTTCCATTGAGAAGAGCAAATTTCATGAAGGTTAGTGTTATCAATAGTAATTACTAATTTTCCAAGTTcgtaaatataaaaataactcCTTATACTTTGTCCAATTCTTTTTCCCTTGTACTTTCATAGTAGAACTCTATATGAACCTTCATCCTCTGGCATGAACTCTTCTTTACATGTCACATCCCATCCAACCACAGTAAAATAACATATCATTATCACTCCACCCTGATTTcaccataaataaataaataacagttaaataaAAGAGACTCGTTAGAACACCGAGAACAAAGCTAACTATGTCCATTAAATTGAACTTACCAGTTCCATTAGGGCCAATTGTGGTGGTGAAGTCCTTAAAAGGGACAATAGTTTAAAGGCCCTTATAAGACTTGAAATTCTCCATCTCTAATTAGAGAATTTTCCCGAAAGAAATAATCGAAGGCATTATTTAGGAAATGGAAAAGATGAAAATTAgggttttgttttaaagtgaaaaaGGAAATCGGAGAGATAGTAGAAGTgagattgtgattggccattcAGAACTGAAACTGAAGATCCTTGTAACGGGCGGCTGGAAAATGAAGTGAAGGTGGAGAAAAATCCTTCGAATCCTCCATTGTTTTACCTATAGAAGAAGTTGATTTTCTTTTCCTTGCTTGAGTTGTAGGACAAAAGGAGAGTTATAAAGAGATGTAAATAGAATAAATGAAGGAGAGAGAAGAAGGATGGAGGTGATAGAAGGTTggagaaaataaatttttagaGGGTAAAAAATAATTTACTGATTAGTGAGTCTACTTTTTATTGAAGGAGTAGAAAATGGTGATGTGGAAGGTTGATCGGTTATTTTTCCCTGTTGTACACCATAGCGGGAGGTCAACCATAAAGTCGTGTATTTTAATGTGCGAAATTGAAGGttatacaccaaaatgtgataCGAAGGAAAAGTTGTATACCATGTATATAATTTACCCCATATACAAGTATACCACATATCCTTTTGGTGAGTCCACAATTTGATGTATGTTTGGGAGCAGTTATTGTCCTTAAGATAGACTTTATTTAGATGTGTGAAATCAACGCACATTTGGTATGTGCCCTTCAGTTTCTTCACCATGAGCACATTTTCTAATCACTCCGGATAGTTCACTTCACGAGTGAATTTTAAATCCAACAACTTCACTTCTTTATGTATGGTTTGTACCTATTGGTGCTTGATTCCTCTTATTCTATACCAAAGGCTTGATAGATGGATTTGTGTTTAGTTTATGTACAATCATGACATCTAGACTAACCCCTTTGATATCCTCTGTTTTTCATAAGAAAACTTCGTATTCGTCTAGCAATAGTTTAGACATTACTTTTTTTATACACAAGTCAAGGTTTTTTTGTTATCCTCGTATCCCCCTCGAATCCTATTACCTATGTCTCCACTTGCCCAATGGATTAAGTGATGACTTCCTCATCTTTTTTATCCTcttttattttggttgataacaACACCATGTATGTCTCCTTGGCATATGGGTGCGAGACGAGGGCAGAGATGCATTCTGTATTTCACGGCCAACATAGGGGACAAATATATACACACACTACTATTCAGGGATGGTATAATGCCCTCCCCAACACTCGTTTAGGTTCCCATTTGCATTTCCATCCATAAATATTTCGTCGAGTTATCGACCCATCGGTTCAAAATCCCATGGGCTTCGGAGAATCTCCAACCTATTTCCACCATTACTTAGGCTATCTTCTAGTTTCTCTTAGCTATGGCCTTTCCCTTGTCCATGGGGATCTATAGGGTCAAATGCCTGATGAAAATGATTGTCtgttaggccctgttctttgtcgcttaatttcagtatcattaatttcagttcagttcagtagcattcagttcagttcaattcagtaatCAGTTAAGTTTAGTAATTTATCATTTCTTATTATAATTATCATtactattactattattattattagaaccattattatttttataagctttttattttaattattgctatttttaaaggattatattgttatttcaatttcagtagagttcagttcagttcagtttgcttaatttcagtaaaaaataatagaGCCTTATTTGGATAAGAAATATGTCTTCTTATTATCATGTTGTTGGTCTTAAATGGTGTAATcgctaaaattaatatattaagtacttattaatttattcaaaaaaaaaaagaacttatTAATTTTTAGCTTATTAAGATTTAAAAATTGCAGCTAAgtcaaaaaaaaacatttattcTCATGagtttttttgtttatatatataaaactttgGTGATGTTTGATAAAGCTTAAAATCAAGtgctgaattttaagtgttgaatattataatagctgaaagtattaaattacaaaactgtTTGCTTGATACAGAAAATTAAGTGATGAATGTAATTAATTGTTTGATAACTATAATccgaaaaattataaaattatagaaggacaattttatccctttatactaatttaattaatttcaaggAAAAGTGCAATAAATTGGATGCacatatctaaatttaattaatattataaattttgaaataaaattgaaaattgttgGGAAAAAATCAGGCATTAAAGAATTGATTagtattaatattataaattccAATGGTCTCAATCCCCGAATCCCATTGCCTGTTTGTTTCAATCTATTTCTCTATCTTTGTCTTCCTGTTTCTATATTTTCCCGAGGGACGTTATCTTATTGACTGAAATTGCTGCACTATGACACTGCACATTTTTAAGGATGTTCGGTACCAAGTTTTACTGATCATTGAGTTTGGAATGGCATTCTAAACAGGTATGGGAGGTGCAGTTGGAAGATCAATCAATCTAATAAAGAAAGCAAATCCTTGGTGTCGTCATCCCGGGTTACACTTATATGCAATATGCCTGAGTCGGAAAATGCGAAAGATGATGCAAACAACCTCAAAAAGTATGCAAAACTATGAATTAGATTCTGGTTCTCAATAATATAAAACACCCCAATTCTATTTACAAGAAGCTAACAAGGTCAAGAAGCTATATTTTTACAATATGCCTGGTGAGAAGCTATGTTTTTACAATATGCCTGGTGAGGCTAAAACATAGCTCAGACACACTAATGACATGAGTTGAGAGGAAACAGATATACACGTTATGGGTGTTACGTTACTGTTAATTCCAGCTACAGCTAATAGGTACAGAAAGATCAGAATGCTGTACAGAGATTGTTAAGCTTAATATTAGAGAAACATTCTTGGCGGATGAGGCTGGTGCCAACACACAATCTGCTTCTCCTTGGTTTAGATATTCTGACACGTGAAATCGCCTTTGCAAGGACATCAGCCAATTCACAATCTCGCTCATCCAACCTTACCCTTGAATCACCAGACTCCTCCACACCTACTGCGGCTGTTAGTTTTCGGGAAGTCAACGTTACATGatttctaaactttgatttgAACGTCAGTCCCTTCAAAGTTGGCTCTGTATAGAACAATATCCATGGGTGCCTTGCAAAAGTGCATATCGCATGAGATGACACAGTAATAAGATTCATACAAAAATCGAATTTGGTTATGTAAAAGATACTTACGCAGTATTTCATCAGCACTTAATCTTGCTGAAGCATCTCTTGTAAGCATGCGCGATACTAGATCCTTTGCAGGTTGAGATACTGACTCCCATACTCCACTCTGAAAATCGAGTTCAGCATTCTTAATCGCCTCGGATACTGCACCCGAAGAATCGCCTTGAAAGGGAAGAACCCCAACCAACAGGGCATGGAGCAGGACACCAGCACTCCAAATATCAACTTGATCAGAGTAATCACCCAATAAAATTTCTGGGGCAACATAGGCGGGACTTCCAGCCAAACCTGTTATTTTCTGACCtgcaagaaagaaacaagaGAAGACTACATCAGCAATTAACAAATTTCTAGGCATATAATTAAGTGTGAATggagaaattgaaaaaaatatataattcacATATGATGCATAAAGGAAAACTTGGTGAGGATGTCATTATGGAATTGAACTGAATAAAATCTTATGCAGAAGAAAACCAAATGTAACATCCTGGACCAGTCCTATATGATGATTCAATATCACACAgacaaacaagaaaaacaacagCTACTCCATAAAATTAAGTAATACTGATTTGTTTTGATGCTGAAGGAGATAAAATTAAGTTATACCTAGTCAAAACCATATCTATAGCAAATATACATAATTCAAGAGTATGCATAACCATATCTATGATTAGCAATTAacataatattaattaagataatGATAATTACCATTTTTAATTCTGACCGATAGCCCAAAATCTGCAAGCTTCAATTTCCCTGATGCTGTAAGTAGGATATTCTCGGGCTTTATGTCCCTGTGGACAACACCCATTTCTTGGCAATATTTGATGAGTAAAACCAACTCCCTTATGATATTAGCAGCGCGATGCTCTGAGTATTGGCCTTCCCTTGCCATCTGGTGAAGCAACTGTCCTCCAGAACAAAGCTCCATAACCAGATAATAAAATTTTGCATTCTCATAAACAGCCTTCAAGGTTACAATGCCTGGATGACCAGAGAGGTGCTGCATTATCTCCACTTCTCGATGCACAAGAAGATCCGCTCCTTTGCCTTTGGGCAATATTTTGCATGCACACTCTACCCCAGTGACTTTATCTCTACATAATACCACAGATCCAAACTTCCCCTGGCCTATTGAAGCACCCAAATCATAATGTTGCTCAATCTTTTGCTTGCGTCCCAATTGAGTCACCACATCAATACACCCAGATTTTCTCTTAAGACCCCTACATGGTGGATCCACAGAGGAATTTTCTCTCAATCTTTTGCTTTCATTTTTCTTCCTTAGAACCATGTTCACAGATTGGCAAAGGAATCCTGAAATTGTCCAGAAACACAAATGATCAGTACAAGAGAACTAGAggtaaaacaaaacaaaacaaaacaaaacaatcagATAGTGAGTTAATAAACAAATGAAATCAACATAAAATAGGAGCAATTACTAGAGTCTAGAATCGTGCCTAGAAACAACTAAGCTCTTTCTTGGAACAATGCATACTGATAATTCAAAGACTTGAGACATTAAATTAATTGATTCCGATTGGCAAACAAAAAGTTAAAAGTAACGCATTTTGTTCCAGCACAGTACAACATAAAATAGAGCCTAGAAACAAATAAGCTTAGGACTCCCCTTTACCGAATCTAAACGCAAACAATCAAAAATTCATAAAAGAAGTAATTAGACTAAAGCAATCTGAAATTCCAGCATTAGCTTACGATTAACAGGAATACGAAATAACTAAATATCCTACTCAACAGAGCTAAAAAGAGAGGAATTAACAGACATAATCGAGCTTGTTAGATTTTTCCAAAATTTGTCGAGAAATAAAGAGAGGCCAGAACCAAACCCACAAAAATTAGGAAATTGAAGAGAATGTGAGGAAGAATGAGCGACATACCTTAATCAGGTGAATGAGAATGAGATGGGGATTGGAAACTTTTAATTTAAGGAGGATTGAAGAAGAAGGGTTTGTTAaagcaatttcaatttcaatttcaagagGTTTTTGAAGCAGAGAAAAAGCAACAAGTCCAACGATTGACTGAGGGGATCTCGCGCGTTCCTTATAAACTGCTTAGACTAAGTGGGACCCACATCTCAAACCAGGACTAGACTAGATTAGCGCCTTTTGTTACGTTGGATATAaggattaattaattattggttaattagagatttaaaatggtcaaccttaccaaaataaattaaatttgtcaacttATATTCGTTTTAAATACCATCGTTACCACATTGAAAGCTCTGTTaccaaaattaatataaaaaaatatccaATAAAAAGGTTTACAATAACTCATTATCAAATAATCCCCATAAATGGATTTGTTCTGGAAACAGTAAaacaaaatatcaatatttttcGATTTTAATTAATATCAATAGTGAGGCTCGTTAAGAAAAATGTCATCTGgaattcttttgatttttatttccaaaatcacatCTGTTTCACCaatatctttcatttcaaaattTGAACTTAGAAAATTCGTTGTCTAATAAGCGACATACCTTTATCAGGTGAATGAGAATAAGATGGAGATtgaaaacttttaatttaaggAGGATTGAAGAAGAAGGGTTTGATAGAAAATTGTTAaagcaatttcaatttcaagagGTTTTTGAAGGAAGCAGAGAAAACCCAACGACTGACTGAGGGGATCTCGCGCGTTCCTTATAAACTGCTTAGACGGATTAAACGGACAGTGGGACCCACATTTCAAACCAGGACTAGACTAGATTAGTGCCTttagttatgttacgttaccaaggataattaattaatgggaaaattacaaaattatgtCAAATGAgaagcccatttacatatttaacccatttactcaacctcttacatatctagacttttttgtgtgactttcccataataccccaatctttcctcctcctcctcctcttcctctttCCTCTTCTGCGATTTCAAATCCTTATAAAACTTCTTGATAAAAGCTTCCGCCGCCACATCCACCTGTCATCTTTCAACGGAAAAGGAGAGTCGGTTATTCGCAACTGCCTCACCATTGGACTCTTTCTGAACCGGGGGAAAACCATCGGCGACGCCTCCACGGCTTCATTCTTCAATATCTCCAGCATCCTTGTGGAGATACGAAAGAGAGAGCGTCGTTGTAAGATTTAGGGAAATGGAGGTGTTTCCGTTTGTGGTGGAAAACCGGGCTGTTACTGCAACTGAATTCGTATTCTCGCGGAGATAAGAAAGAGAGAGCGTTGTCGGATCTGCAACTGAAGGAGGAATGATTGTGGTTTGTAGATGAGATTGCCGATCGCTTTTCCGGCGAGTTTGTTTCCTCTTTTGAACATCAGATTGAAATCCTCCATTATTTTGCTCTTTGATATGCCTTTTCTTAGCATGAAGAAGACTACTCGCACTATATGCCATAGTTTTTTGGCTACTTCTGGAGTTTTTGCTTCCATCTccatttttcaattttgttttcttcTGTTCTTCTCAGAGATTTTCTTTGtttggagagagagagattagAGAGAAGAGGGGTTGTTGGTTGGCAAATACAATACcttatgctaactaaaatcatcgaTTAAACCAAATAttagcttcgcagacttcgcatatgctaactaaaatcatcaactaaaccaaacattagcttcgcacacttcgcatatgctaactaaaatcatcaactaaaccaaacattagcttcgcagacttcgcaggcttcgcatatttaGCTTCGCAGGGTTCGCATTATGCTAACCTGGGTTCGCATTATGCTAacctctgcgaagtcagacgggaggaagACATACACGcttaaatattgagggtattatgggaaagtcacacaaaatcagtctagatatgtagtaggttgagtaaatgggttaaatatataaatgaactttccatttgacccatttttataattaacccttaattaattATTGGTCAATTAGAGATTTAAAATGGTCAACcttatcaaaataaaatggtcaatttatatttgttttaaataCAAAGCCGTTAcgtttcaaatatatatatatataatcgttACCACGGTTaccaaaattaatataaaaaaatatccaATCCAAGGTTTACAATAAGTTATTATTCCAATATCCTCCGTAAATGGATATTTGTTGTGAAAGCagtaaaaaaatatcaatatttttcgatttgaattaatattttaatcaaATTGAATTAACTCATAGGAAGCAGACTAGTTTTCTACATACATTTAGTTAGCGGATTTATAATATTCTTTTCTGACTTTACATAGTCTAGTGATATCACTTtagttaacaaaaaaaatattgacaTCTTTATACCTCCACTGAATGTGCCTCTTCTTTGTATTATAATTGTCCTTTGCAACATAAATGGCAGCCTACAAGTCACAACTAAGAGCAACCGATGGAGCTAGCTTCCTCCATAATGGAATATTTGCAAGAAACTTTCTCAACCATTCTGCCTTATGCTCTGCCAAAACAAGAGTAATAAATTCATATTCCATAGTAGACCTAGCAGTACAagatggtttgcaaaatttcCAAAATACAGCTCCACCCCCTAGGGTGAAAACATAACCCATAGTGGAGTTGTCTTCATCGTTGTCAGATATCCAATTGGCATCAGAAAAAGACTTCTAGAACACCTGGAAATTTGGAGTAGTGCAAACCATGATTCATggtaccttttaggtacctaAGCAATCGCCTTAGAGCATTCCAATAATCTTTGCTAGGGtttgttggaaatagggctaaggtatagcagtggaaatataaaatttttagcctacttccttttaaccataggattcgttaatcgttatttcatataaagagggataagaagatatacctttcgatgatcaatctaccgttgcaaacgaagtgcccacaacttcaaaggagatgtaaactgtttaccaatctgcccctattcgaaatagaccttccagacctccgaacgacgatcccttcggtggaaacgtagaagaatatgtctagaagctactgtccaaaactCGCGaagatccgacggttcaatctctgggaatcctcgaaatagtgaactgacctgatgcagacgaagaaaaacgaatttctcccttttgattgtttttcttctttcgtgaacacggtgaggttaaattagaatcaacccttatgagatgtaaccaaaatagattacctctaattaaccaacacaagatcaaggagaaagagggatgaattagattaaccaatcgatggaatgccgaatgaattcttgtccacaaacttggggatggaattcactttctctctctagctagtagatttcgaaaatcacaaggggtggggctagagtgtgtatcgaaattcactaggtaaggggtatatatattatcttgtctctaaaccctagttagataggattaggttacttaatagcaatccaattcggaataggatttctaattattatcttactatatatctaatataattaggataataataagtaacctagttagataataataggaggacattaatccaattaatgactcctaacttgattatctcttaattaatttaatttcacaatcctaatccaattaggaagagtggaataaattaattcccttcctttaatacatataatttcgaccctccttatccatgggccttactgggctcaactgggcttccatctattaatcagatcc includes:
- the LOC136225684 gene encoding serine/threonine-protein kinase PEPKR2-like isoform X1, which gives rise to MVLRKKNESKRLRENSSVDPPCRGLKRKSGCIDVVTQLGRKQKIEQHYDLGASIGQGKFGSVVLCRDKVTGVECACKILPKGKGADLLVHREVEIMQHLSGHPGIVTLKAVYENAKFYYLVMELCSGGQLLHQMAREGQYSEHRAANIIRELVLLIKYCQEMGVVHRDIKPENILLTASGKLKLADFGLSVRIKNGQKITGLAGSPAYVAPEILLGDYSDQVDIWSAGVLLHALLVGVLPFQGDSSGAVSEAIKNAELDFQSGVWESVSQPAKDLVSRMLTRDASARLSADEILRKYLLHNQIRFLYESYYCVISCDMHFCKAPMDIVLYRANFEGTDVQIKV
- the LOC136225684 gene encoding serine/threonine-protein kinase PEPKR2-like isoform X2 is translated as MVLRKKNESKRLRENSSVDPPCRGLKRKSGCIDVVTQLGRKQKIEQHYDLGASIGQGKFGSVVLCRDKVTGVECACKILPKGKGADLLVHREVEIMQHLSGHPGIVTLKAVYENAKFYYLVMELCSGGQLLHQMAREGQYSEHRAANIIRELVLLIKYCQEMGVVHRDIKPENILLTASGKLKLADFGLSVRIKNGQKITGLAGSPAYVAPEILLGDYSDQVDIWSAGVLLHALLVGVLPFQGDSSGAVSEAIKNAELDFQSGVWESVSQPAKDLVSRMLTRDASARLSADEILRTHGYCSIQSQL